One genomic region from Chelonia mydas isolate rCheMyd1 chromosome 25, rCheMyd1.pri.v2, whole genome shotgun sequence encodes:
- the RAB11B gene encoding ras-related protein Rab-11B has product MARPGPQRAVATGRVPVARGPLPARGGGYSRADAGLPAHHSAPPRPEMIGSAACQSSGRSLPLGGICGARAVPALRRPWRPLIGGGGSGSPHPHRTASVPGSQRTGPAAIAMGTRDDEYDYLFKVVLIGDSGVGKSNLLSRFTRNEFNLESKSTIGVEFATRSIQVDGKTIKAQIWDTAGQERYRAITSAYYRGAVGALLVYDIAKHLTYENVERWLKELRDHADNNIVIMLVGNKSDLRHLRAVPTDEARAFAEKNNLSFIETSALDSTNVEEAFKNILTEIYRIVSQKQIADRSAHDESPGNNVVDISVPPTTDGQKSNKLQCCQNL; this is encoded by the exons atggcccggcccggcccgcagCGGGCAGTGGCCACAGGCCGTGTCCCGGTGGCGCGGGGGCCGCTGCCGGCTCGGGGCGGGGGCTACAGCAGGGCCGACGCAGGGCTCCCCGCACATCACAGCGCTCCGCCCCGTCCTGAAATGATTGGTTCGGCGGCCTGTCAGTCCTCAGGACGCAGTCTCCCATTGGGTGGTATCTGCGGCGCTCGCGCTGTGCCCGCCCTCCGGCGTCCTTGGCGGCCGCTGATAGGCGGCGGCGGGAGCGGTTCTCCCCACCCGCACCGCACCGCGTCGGTGCCTGGCAGCCAGAGGACCGGCCCCGCCGCCATCGCCATGGGCACCCGGGACGACGAGTACGACTATCTCTTCAAAG TTGTGTTGATTGGAGACTCTGGGGTAGGGAAGAGTAATCTTCTGTCACGCTTCACTCGCAATGAGTTCAATCTTGAGAGTAAGAGCACCATTGGGGTGGAATTTGCCACCAGGAGCATCCAAGTGGATGGGAAGACGATAAAAGCCCAGATCTGGGACACTGCAGGGCAGGAACGATATCGTGCCATAACCTCAGC CTATTACCGTGGTGCTGTTGGGGCCCTCCTTGTCTATGACATTGCCAAACATCTCACCTACGAGAATGTCGAGCGCTGGTTAAAGGAGCTCCGGGATCATGCAGACAACAACATTGTCATCATGCTGGTGGGAAATAAAAGTGACCTGCGCCATCTGAGAGCTGTGCCCACCGATGAGGCCCGAGCTTTTGCAG aaaaaaataacttaTCTTTTATTGAAACTTCTGCCCTGGATTCCACAAATGTAGAAGAAGCCTTCAAGAACATTCTCACAG AAATCTACCGCATCGTCTCACAGAAGCAGATTGCAGATCGATCTGCACACGATGAGTCTCCTGGCAACAATGTAGTTGATATCAGTGTCCCGCCAACCACCGATGGACAGAAATCCAACAAACTCCAGTGCTGTCAGAACCTGTGA